From a region of the Triticum aestivum cultivar Chinese Spring chromosome 7D, IWGSC CS RefSeq v2.1, whole genome shotgun sequence genome:
- the LOC123166629 gene encoding uncharacterized protein, translated as MEGAPVVTQTPMPQDTPTSPRRAPTATASGTGASGQSPPSPFPHIPVVAGGRAGKVLDEMPPDTSSLVVAGLEPQRRPWADVPQDILGIVAGRLPCVEDRARMRSVCAAWRAAARLHRPPPPPLPLLVHADFTFSSFSPDGVRMGARRVPLPEGVAADDVRCVGSFEGWLAGVRPNEGRYLGDGECFLMNPFSRDVLHLPPPSASSHFVDAHSRSLPIIGGSGVVECTINAPQYVMSFCKVILSSSPDSGSKCTVAAFSVHRNGAKLALWRPGMASWCVCLGGCISKFSDITFYQGKLYVLSELTTNLFVVEITDDGADCGLMVSRVERCVAELPEVKDSYKQRWNLVEWHGKLLLIARYLGGGVSWNDICKVGVYVVDLSTKPLRFTEINTLDGDCIFISPCSSKSFHASEYDGVESNVIYFIDGHLCHAKNGPPLDKFMYNLRDGTLAPFAADLSEQNFRAPDGKLMSPTWLFPSE; from the coding sequence ATGGAAGGAGCTCCGGTCGTGACGCAAACTCCAATGCCGCAAGACACGCCGACCTCCCCAAGGCGAGCTCCGACGGCCACAGCCTCCGGCACAGGGGCCTCAGGCCAGAGCCCTCCCTCCCCGTTTCCACACATTCCCGTCGTCGCTGGCGGCCGtgcaggcaaggtgctcgacgaaatgcctcCTGACACGTCAAGCCTCGTCGTCGCAGGCCTCGAGCCGCAGCGGCGGCCGTGGGCGGACGTCCCGCAGGACATCCTCGGGAtcgtggccggccgcctcccctgcGTCGAGGACCGCGCCAGGATGCGCTCCGTCTGCGCCGCCTGGCGCGCGGCGGCGcgcctccaccggccgccgccgccgccgctgcccctgcTCGTCCACGCGGACTTCACCTTCTCCAGCTTCTCCCCCGACGGTGTGAGGATGGGCGCGCGTCGCGTCCCACTGCCCGAGGGCGTGGCGGCCGACGACGTCCGCTGCGTGGGCTCGTTCGAGGGGTGGCTCGCCGGCGTGCGGCCGAACGAAGGTCGCTACCTTGGTGACGGCGAGTGCTTCCTGATGAATCCTTTCTCCCGGGACGTGCTCCATCTCCCGCCTCCCTCCGCATCTTCGCATTTCGTCGATGCCCACAGTAGATCCCTCCCCATCATCGGCGGCTCTGGTGTGGTTGAGTGCACCATCAACGCCCCACAGTACGTGATGTCGTTCTGCAAGGTGATCTTGTCCTCCTCACCTGATTCTGGGTCCAAGTGCACTGTGGCTGCCTTCTCTGTGCACAGGAACGGAGCCAAGCTTGCTCTCTGGCGGCCTGGGATGGCGTCGTGGTGCGTGTGCCTTGGTGGCTGCATCAGCAAGTTCAGTGACATTACCTTCTACCAGGGGAAGCTTTATGTGCTCAGCGAGCTCACCACAAACCTCTTTGTCGTTGAGATAACAGACGACGGCGCCGACTGTGGGCTGATGGTTTCTCGTGTCGAGCGTTGCGTGGCCGAGCTGCCTGAGGTCAAGGACAGCTACAAGCAGAGGTGGAACTTGGTAGAATGGCATGGAAAATTGTTGCTCATCGCCAGATACTTAGGCGGCGGTGTGAGCTGGAACGATATTTGCAAGGTTGGAGTATATGTGGTGGATTTAAGCACGAAACCTCTTCGATTTACTGAGATCAACACATTAGATGGCGACTGTATCTTCATCAGCCCGTGCAGCAGCAAATCATTTCATGCGTCGGAGTATGACGGGGTGGAAAGCAATGTTATCTACTTCATTGATGGCCATCTCTGCCATGCTAAAAATGGCCCCCCACTTGATAAGTTCATGTACAACTTGAGAGATGGTACATTGGCACCATTTGCTGCAGATTTATCAGAGCAAAATTTTCGGGCACCAGATGGCAAGCTGATGAGTCCAACATGGTTGTTTCCTTCTGAATGA